The Canis lupus dingo isolate Sandy chromosome 26, ASM325472v2, whole genome shotgun sequence genome has a segment encoding these proteins:
- the DGCR6L gene encoding protein DGCR6L translates to MERYPGALDEAVDGARQQERHYQLLSALQSLVKELPSSFQQRLSYTTLSDLALALLDGTVFEIVQGLLEIQHLTEKSLYNQRLRLQNEHRVLRQALRQKHQEAQQACRPHNLPVLQAAQQRELEAVEHRIREEQRAMDQKIVLELDRKVADQQSTLEKAGVAGFYVTTNPQELTLQMNLLELIRKLQQRGCQAGKTAL, encoded by the exons ATGGAGCGCTACCCGGGCGCCTTGGACGAGGCTGTGGATGGGGCCCGGCAGCAGGAGCGGCACTACCAGCTGCTGTCCGCGCTGCAGAGCCTAGTGAAAGAGCTGCCCAG CTCGTTCCAGCAGCGCCTGTCCTACACGACGCTCAGCGACCTGGCCCTGGCGCTCCTGGACGGGACCGTGTTCGAGATCGTGCAGGGGCTGCTGGAGATCCAGCACCTCACCGAGAAGAGCCTGTACAACCAGCGCCTGCGGCTGCAGAACGAGCACCGAg TGCTCAGGCAGGCGCTGCGACAGAAGCACCAGGAAGCCCAGCAGGCCTGCCGACCCCACAACTTGCCCGTGCTCCAGGCAGCTCAGCAGCGTGAGCTGGAG GCTGTGGAGCACCGAATCCGTGAGGAGCAGCGGGCAATGGACCAGAAGATTGTCCTAGAGCTGGACCGGAAGGTAGCAGACCAGCAGAGCACACTGGAGAAGGCAGGGGTTGCTGGCTTCTATGTGACCACCAACCCACAG GAGCTGACACTGCAGATGAACCTGTTGGAACTCATCAGGAAGCTGCAACAGAGGGGCTGCCAGGCGGGCAAGACAGCCTTGTGA
- the PRODH gene encoding proline dehydrogenase 1, mitochondrial isoform X4 translates to MKMTFYGQFVAGEDQESIRPVIQHNRAFGVGSILDYGVEEDLSPEEAERKEMESCTSAVEREGSGTSKRERQYQAHPAFGDRRDGVISARTYFYASEAKCDSHMETFLRCIEASGGASDDGFSAIKLTALGRPQFLLQFSDVLTKWRRFFHQMAAEQGKTGLAAMDTKLEVAVLQESVAKMGIASRTEIENWFTAETLGVSGFSRSTLDLLDWNSLIDSRTELSKHLVVPNMQTGQLEPLLSRFTEEEELQMTRMLQRMDILAKKAAEMGVRLMVDAEQTYFQPAISRLTLEMQRKFNVEKPLIFNTYQCYLKDAYDNVTLDVELARREGWCFGAKLVRGAYMAQERTRAAEIGYEDPINPTYEATNAMYHRCLNYVLEELKHNSKAKVMVASHNEDTVHFTLRRMEELGLYPADRQVYFGQLLGMCDQISFPLGQAGFPVYKYVPYGPVMDVLPYLSRRALENSSVMKGAWRERQLLWQELKRRIRTGSLFHRPA, encoded by the exons ATGAAGATGACCTTCTACGGGCAGTTTGTGGCCGGCGAGGACCAGGAGTCCATCCGGCCCGTGATCCAGCACAACAGGGCATTCGGAGTGGGCTCCATCTTGGACTATGGGGTGGAGGAGGATCTGAGCCCCGAGGAGGCCGAGCGCAAGGAGATGGA GTCCTGTACATCGGCTGTCGAGAGGGAGGGCAGTG GTACGAGTAAGAGGGAGAGGCAGTACCAGGCCCACCCGGCCTTCGGAGACCGCAGGGATGGTGTCATCAGTGCCCGCACCTACTTCTATGCCAGTGAAGCCAAGTGTGACAGCCACATGGAGACGTTCCTGCGCTGCATCGAGGCCTCAG GCGGAGCCAGTGATGATGGCTTCTCAGCCATCAAGCTCACTGCGCTGGGGAGACCTCAGTTTCTG CTGCAGTTCTCAGACGTGCTGACCAAGTGGAGACGATTCTTTCACCAAATGGCTGCAGAGCAAGGGAAGACTGGTCTGGCTGCCATGGATACCAAGTTGGAGGTGGCTGTGCTACAG GAAAGTGTGGCAAAGATGGGCATCGCCTCCAGGACGGAGATTGAGAACTGGTTCACTGCGGAGACCCTGGGCGTGTCTGG CTTCTCCCGCAGCACCCTGGACCTGCTGGACTGGAACAGCCTCATCGACAGCAGGACCGAGCTCTCCAAGCACCTGGTGGTTCCTAACATGCAG ACAGGACAGCTGGAGCCTCTGCTGTCACGGTTTACTGAGGAGGAAGAGCTGCAGATGACGAGGATGCTGCAGAGGATGGACATCCTGGCCAAG AAAGCTGCCGAGATGGGCGTGCGGCTGATGGTGGACGCCGAGCAGACGTACTTCCAGCCGGCCATCAGCCGCCTGACGCTGGAAATGCAGCGCAAGTTCAACGTGGAGAAGCCGCTCATATTCAACACGTACCAGTGCTACCTCAAG GACGCCTATGACAACGTCACCCTGGACGTGGAGCTGGCTCGCCGTGAAGGCTGGTGCTTTGGGGCCAAGCTAGTGCGTGGTGCCTACATGGCCCAGGAACGTACCCGTGCCGCAGAGATCGGCTACGAGGACCCCATCAACCCTACGTACGAGGCCACCAATGCCATGTACCACAG GTGCCTCAACTATGTCCTGGAGGAGCTGAAGCACAACAGCAAGGCCAAAGTGATGGTGGCCTCCCACAATGAAGACACGGTTCACTTCACGCTGCGCAG GATGGAGGAGCTTGGCCTGTACCCTGCCGATCGCCAGGTGTACTTTGGACAGCTACTGGGCATGTGTGACCAGATCAGCTTCCCACTAG GCCAGGCCGGGTTTCCTGTGTACAAGTATGTGCCTTATGGCCCTGTGATGGATGTGCTGCCCTACCTATCCCGGCGTGCCCTGGAGAACAGCAGCGTCATGAAGGGCGCCTGGCGGGAGCGGCAGCTGCTGTGGCAGGAGCTCAAGCGGAGGATCCGCACAGGCAGCCTCTTCCACCGTCCAGCCTAG
- the PRODH gene encoding proline dehydrogenase 1, mitochondrial isoform X3: MQGRELLHLTRRLLGQRLFEKLMKMTFYGQFVAGEDQESIRPVIQHNRAFGVGSILDYGVEEDLSPEEAERKEMESCTSAVEREGSGTSKRERQYQAHPAFGDRRDGVISARTYFYASEAKCDSHMETFLRCIEASGGASDDGFSAIKLTALGRPQFLLQFSDVLTKWRRFFHQMAAEQGKTGLAAMDTKLEVAVLQESVAKMGIASRTEIENWFTAETLGVSGFSRSTLDLLDWNSLIDSRTELSKHLVVPNMQTGQLEPLLSRFTEEEELQMTRMLQRMDILAKKAAEMGVRLMVDAEQTYFQPAISRLTLEMQRKFNVEKPLIFNTYQCYLKDAYDNVTLDVELARREGWCFGAKLVRGAYMAQERTRAAEIGYEDPINPTYEATNAMYHRCLNYVLEELKHNSKAKVMVASHNEDTVHFTLRRMEELGLYPADRQVYFGQLLGMCDQISFPLGQAGFPVYKYVPYGPVMDVLPYLSRRALENSSVMKGAWRERQLLWQELKRRIRTGSLFHRPA, from the exons ATGCAGGGCAGGGAG CTGCTCCATCTCACCAGGAGGCTTCTGGGGCAAAGGCTGTTTGAAAAGCTGATGAAGATGACCTTCTACGGGCAGTTTGTGGCCGGCGAGGACCAGGAGTCCATCCGGCCCGTGATCCAGCACAACAGGGCATTCGGAGTGGGCTCCATCTTGGACTATGGGGTGGAGGAGGATCTGAGCCCCGAGGAGGCCGAGCGCAAGGAGATGGA GTCCTGTACATCGGCTGTCGAGAGGGAGGGCAGTG GTACGAGTAAGAGGGAGAGGCAGTACCAGGCCCACCCGGCCTTCGGAGACCGCAGGGATGGTGTCATCAGTGCCCGCACCTACTTCTATGCCAGTGAAGCCAAGTGTGACAGCCACATGGAGACGTTCCTGCGCTGCATCGAGGCCTCAG GCGGAGCCAGTGATGATGGCTTCTCAGCCATCAAGCTCACTGCGCTGGGGAGACCTCAGTTTCTG CTGCAGTTCTCAGACGTGCTGACCAAGTGGAGACGATTCTTTCACCAAATGGCTGCAGAGCAAGGGAAGACTGGTCTGGCTGCCATGGATACCAAGTTGGAGGTGGCTGTGCTACAG GAAAGTGTGGCAAAGATGGGCATCGCCTCCAGGACGGAGATTGAGAACTGGTTCACTGCGGAGACCCTGGGCGTGTCTGG CTTCTCCCGCAGCACCCTGGACCTGCTGGACTGGAACAGCCTCATCGACAGCAGGACCGAGCTCTCCAAGCACCTGGTGGTTCCTAACATGCAG ACAGGACAGCTGGAGCCTCTGCTGTCACGGTTTACTGAGGAGGAAGAGCTGCAGATGACGAGGATGCTGCAGAGGATGGACATCCTGGCCAAG AAAGCTGCCGAGATGGGCGTGCGGCTGATGGTGGACGCCGAGCAGACGTACTTCCAGCCGGCCATCAGCCGCCTGACGCTGGAAATGCAGCGCAAGTTCAACGTGGAGAAGCCGCTCATATTCAACACGTACCAGTGCTACCTCAAG GACGCCTATGACAACGTCACCCTGGACGTGGAGCTGGCTCGCCGTGAAGGCTGGTGCTTTGGGGCCAAGCTAGTGCGTGGTGCCTACATGGCCCAGGAACGTACCCGTGCCGCAGAGATCGGCTACGAGGACCCCATCAACCCTACGTACGAGGCCACCAATGCCATGTACCACAG GTGCCTCAACTATGTCCTGGAGGAGCTGAAGCACAACAGCAAGGCCAAAGTGATGGTGGCCTCCCACAATGAAGACACGGTTCACTTCACGCTGCGCAG GATGGAGGAGCTTGGCCTGTACCCTGCCGATCGCCAGGTGTACTTTGGACAGCTACTGGGCATGTGTGACCAGATCAGCTTCCCACTAG GCCAGGCCGGGTTTCCTGTGTACAAGTATGTGCCTTATGGCCCTGTGATGGATGTGCTGCCCTACCTATCCCGGCGTGCCCTGGAGAACAGCAGCGTCATGAAGGGCGCCTGGCGGGAGCGGCAGCTGCTGTGGCAGGAGCTCAAGCGGAGGATCCGCACAGGCAGCCTCTTCCACCGTCCAGCCTAG